The proteins below come from a single Mus musculus strain C57BL/6J chromosome 5, GRCm38.p6 C57BL/6J genomic window:
- the Hs3st1 gene encoding heparan sulfate glucosamine 3-O-sulfotransferase 1 isoform X1, translating into MTLLLLGAVLLVAQPQLVHSHPAAPGPGLKQQELLRKVIILPEDTGEGTASNGSTQQLPQTIIIGVRKGGTRALLEMLSLHPDVAAAENEVHFFDWEEHYSQGLGWYLTQMPFSSPHQLTVEKTPAYFTSPKVPERIHSMNPTIRLLLILRDPSERVLSDYTQVLYNHLQKHKPYPPIEDLLMRDGRLNLDYKALNRSLYHAHMLNWLRFFPLGHIHIVDGDRLIRDPFPEIQKVERFLKLSPQINASNFYFNKTKGFYCLRDSGKDRCLHESKGRAHPQVDPKLLDKLHEYFHEPNKKFFKLVGRTFDWH; encoded by the coding sequence ATGACCTTGCTGCTCCTGGGTGCGGTGCTGCTGGTGGCCCAGCCCCAGCTTGTGCATTCCCACCCGGCTGCTCCTGGCCCGGGGCTCAAACAGCAGGAGCTTCTGAGGAAGGTGATTATTCTCCCAGAGGACACCGGAGAAGGCACAGCATCCAATGGTTCCACACAGCAGCTGCCACAGACCATCATCATTGGGGTGCGCAAGGGTGGTACCCGAGCCCTGCTAGAGATGCTCAGCCTGCATCCTGATGTTGCTGCAGCTGAAAACGAGGTCCATTTCTTTGACTGGGAGGAGCATTACAGCCAAGGCCTGGGCTGGTACCTCACCCAGatgcccttctcctcccctcaccAGCTCACCGTGGAGAAGACACCCGCCTATTTCACTTCGCCCAAAGTGCCTGAGAGAATCCACAGCATGAACCCCACCATCCGCCTGCTGCTTATCCTGAGGGACCCATCAGAGCGCGTGCTGTCCGACTACACCCAGGTGTTGTACAACCACCTTCAGAAGCACAAGCCCTATCCACCCATTGAGGACCTCCTAATGCGGGACGGTCGGCTGAACCTGGACTACAAGGCTCTCAACCGCAGCCTGTACCATGCACACATGCTGAACTGGCTGCGTTTTTTCCCGTTGGGCCACATCCACATTGTGGATGGCGACCGCCTCATCAGAGACCCTTTCCCTGAGATCCAGAAGGTCGAAAGATTCCTGAAGCTTTCTCCACAGATCAACGCCTCGAACTTCTACTTTAACAAAACCAAGGGCTTCTACTGCCTGCGGGACAGTGGCAAGGACCGCTGCTTACACGAGTCCAAAGGCCGGGCGCACCCCCAGGTGGATCCCAAACTACTTGATAAACTGCACGAATACTTTCATGAGCCAAATAAGAAATTTTTCAAGCTCGTGGGCAGAACATTCGACTGGCACTGA